The following are from one region of the Vitis riparia cultivar Riparia Gloire de Montpellier isolate 1030 chromosome 14, EGFV_Vit.rip_1.0, whole genome shotgun sequence genome:
- the LOC117929819 gene encoding uncharacterized protein LOC117929819, with translation MDSATSQRLSISLAATLSLILIHLTLVNSFTEIPTAYEVLEDYNFPVGLLPEEVVTGYKLNHRTGEFSAYLNDSCSVYEGGYRLKYEPTIKGYISNGKISSLEGVSVMFFHKWRKIVEILRRDNHIHFYAGVARDRFHIKDFEESPQCVCSMNCFPTS, from the coding sequence ATGGATTCAGCCACAAGCCAAAGATTATCGATTTCTCTAGCAGCAACCCTCTCCCTAATCCTGATACATTTGACTCTAGTCAACTCTTTCACTGAAATCCCAACAGCATACGAGGTTCTTGAGGACTACAACTTCCCAGTTGGCCTTCTTCCAGAAGAGGTGGTGACGGGCTACAAGCTCAACCACAGAACAGGTGAATTCTCAGCCTATCTCAATGATAGTTGCAGCGTCTATGAAGGAGGATACCGTTTGAAATACGAGCCCACTATCAAAGGTTACATATCAAACGGCAAGATATCTAGCTTGGAAGGTGTTAGTGTGATGTTCTTTCATAAGTGGAGAAAAATTGTTGAGATCCTCCGGCGTGACaatcatattcatttctatGCGGGAGTGGCAAGAGACAGGTTCCATATTAAGGACTTTGAGGAATCTCCTCAATGTGTGTGTTCCATGAACTGCTTTCCTACTTCCTAG
- the LOC117930628 gene encoding uncharacterized protein LOC117930628, translated as MDSATSQRLSISLTATLSLILIHLTLVNSFTEIPTAYEVLEDYNFPVGLLPEEVVTGYKLNHRTGEFSAYLNDSCSVYEGGYRLKYEPTIKGYISNGKISSLEGVSVMFFHKWRKIVEILRRDNHIHFSAGVARDRFHIKDFEESPQCVPNGIGFILGIAQIVLYAIYWKSKASQNLSDELADEWQHKLLIHENSEEFRFNIE; from the exons ATGGATTCAGCCACAAGCCAAAGATTATCGATTTCTCTAACAGCAACCCTCTCCCTAATCCTGATACATTTGACTCTAGTCAACTCTTTCACTGAAATCCCAACAGCATACGAGGTTCTTGAGGACTACAACTTCCCAGTTGGCCTTCTTCCAGAAGAGGTGGTGACAGGCTACAAGCTCAACCACAGAACAGGTGAATTCTCAGCCTATCTCAATGATAGCTGCAGCGTCTATGAAGGAGGATACCGTTTGAAATACGAGCCCACTATCAAAGGTTACATATCAAACGGCAAGATATCTAGCTTGGAAGGTGTTAGTGTGATGTTCTTTCATAAGTGGAGAAAAATTGTTGAGATCCTCCGGCGTGACAATCATATTCATTTCTCTGCGGGGGTGGCAAGAGACAGGTTCCATATTAAGGACTTTGAGGAATCTCCTCAATGT GTACCAAATGGGATTGGATTCATTCTTGGAATAGCTCAGATTGTGCTCTATGCTATATACTGGAAATCCAAGGCATCCCAAAATCTTTCAGATGAGTTGGCAGATGAATGGCAGCACAAGCTTCTGATCCATGAAAACAGTGAAGAATTTAGGTTTAACATTGAATGA
- the LOC117930945 gene encoding uncharacterized protein LOC117930945 → MDSATTQRLLISLAATLCLILIHSPPVTSANENPTAYEVLQDYNFPVGLLPEGVLGYELNSTTGKFVAYLNDTCSFSEGAYQLKYLSTIKGNISNGKLDSLEGVSVKFFHVWMNIVEILRRGNDIDFSVGVGKAWFPIEYFEESPQCGCGMNCGRRQARKLLTNPSVSP, encoded by the coding sequence ATGGATTCAGCCACAACCCAAAGATTATTGATTTCTCTAGCAGCAACCCTCTGCCTAATCTTGATCCATTCACCTCCAGTCACCTCCGCCAATGAAAACCCTACTGCATACGAGGTTCTTCAGGACTACAACTTCCCAGTAGGCCTACTTCCAGAAGGGGTCCTAGGTTATGAACTCAACTCCACCACGGGAAAATTCGTAGCCTATCTCAATGATACCTGCAGCTTCTCTGAAGGCGCATACCAATTGAAATACCTGTCCACTATCAAAGGTAACATATCAAACGGCAAGCTAGATAGCTTGGAAGGTGTCAGTGTGAAGTTCTTCCATGTGTGGATGAACATTGTAGAGATCCTCCGGCGGGGCAACGATATCGATTTCTCTGTGGGGGTTGGCAAAGCCTGGTTCCCTATTGAGTACTTTGAGGAGTCTCCTCAATGTGGGTGTGGCATGAACTGCGGTCGTAGGCAAGCAAGGAAGCTCCTTACAAATCCTTCTGTTTCTCCTTAA